A window of Christiangramia forsetii KT0803 contains these coding sequences:
- a CDS encoding MFS transporter codes for MAGLIKFFRNNTREVGFGWMLTFLSSFGQTFLISIYVPEILKTFAISNGLFGSIYAIATVTSSVIMLSVGHMIDHKPVKKITALTVAGLAVSSFLLGISHLSIAILIIALIGLRLTGQGLMSHISLTVMSRHYELDRGKALSIASLGYAIGEAIFPICISSLILWYDYEIAAMASAAFLFLYLIRLYFSDLTHFDKGLELATKPSAKSLMKEYKSLLKKKAFYILMPVSFALSFTITAVFFYQYVIVEDNGWSVSLYASFFTVYALTRVVFSIYGGVLVDKYTGKQMFRFYLIPFTLGLLPFAFSDSIFGALVFLILAGISVGMAGTVKSAVLAEVFGTEKLGTIRSVFTMFMVLSTALGPLIFGTLMDMGTEFGSILLVTAIILGLIILNAQRIRRI; via the coding sequence TTGGCCGGACTCATTAAATTTTTCAGGAACAATACCAGAGAAGTGGGTTTTGGATGGATGCTTACGTTTCTCTCCAGTTTCGGGCAAACCTTTCTTATTTCCATCTACGTTCCTGAGATATTAAAGACCTTTGCTATTTCTAATGGTTTATTCGGTAGTATCTATGCCATTGCTACGGTCACTTCTTCAGTAATTATGCTTTCGGTAGGACATATGATAGATCATAAGCCAGTAAAAAAAATAACGGCACTTACTGTAGCCGGACTTGCGGTGTCTTCTTTTCTACTGGGAATTTCTCATTTGAGTATTGCGATTCTCATCATTGCCCTTATCGGATTAAGATTGACCGGCCAGGGACTAATGAGTCATATTAGCTTAACCGTTATGTCCCGGCATTATGAATTAGACCGGGGAAAAGCCTTAAGTATCGCGTCCCTTGGCTATGCCATTGGGGAGGCTATCTTTCCAATTTGTATTTCAAGCCTTATACTTTGGTATGATTATGAGATCGCAGCGATGGCCAGTGCAGCCTTCCTGTTTTTATATTTGATCAGATTATATTTTTCAGATCTTACCCATTTTGATAAAGGTCTCGAATTGGCAACAAAGCCTTCTGCTAAATCTTTGATGAAGGAATATAAAAGTCTCCTGAAGAAGAAGGCATTTTATATTCTTATGCCGGTAAGTTTTGCCCTTAGTTTTACGATCACCGCAGTATTTTTTTACCAGTATGTTATAGTTGAAGATAATGGCTGGTCTGTTTCGCTTTATGCCAGTTTTTTTACCGTTTACGCCTTAACAAGGGTGGTGTTTTCAATTTACGGCGGTGTACTTGTGGATAAATATACCGGAAAACAAATGTTTCGCTTCTACCTGATCCCATTTACATTAGGATTACTTCCTTTTGCCTTTTCTGATAGTATTTTTGGAGCCCTGGTTTTTCTGATTCTTGCGGGCATTAGTGTTGGGATGGCTGGTACCGTGAAATCCGCAGTTCTGGCTGAAGTCTTCGGAACAGAAAAATTAGGAACCATAAGAAGTGTTTTTACCATGTTTATGGTGTTAAGTACTGCTTTGGGACCTCTGATTTTTGGAACACTGATGGATATGGGAACAGAATTTGGTTCTATATTATTGGTTACTGCCATAATTCTGGGACTTATTATTCTTAATGCCCAGCGTATTAGACGTATCTAA
- a CDS encoding gliding motility-associated C-terminal domain-containing protein, which translates to MLKITFRQLCFVLSIIAFFTSTLEINGQEVANSVITSDNVTNPENAVNFNETYARLNSDAGIALGIGSETGILELGYPETLSSGTTSYIRLDFQDDILNSLLQGSLGELIIDVTSTLILGNHYFEIQPKFNNSVLATYATDSFESSNDFKIVSDSEGNFYAAVTPNSEYNRIRIEDITAGILGLSNENSMDVYYSLYDIQSAPECYKPNFTSGDASGINLDVLDLGNAGIKNPDFAIDENLNSFSQISLGTAGVASRISQLFYLENNSENDQFSISFKMDGSLVSVGVLQNLEFSASLNGSNEFTTSANDLLDVALLTSLQNNEIITLTIDPPSDFNRVEVSLSALLDISLEQSIDIHDVNILTSECVGNQDNDNDGLTNEEEDNIGTDPNDPDTDGDGINDGDEVEGGSDPLDPCDPDPTAGPCDQDNDGLTNDEENNINTDPTNPDTDGDGINDGDEVDDGSDPLDPCDPDPTAGPCDQDNDGLTNDEENNINTDPTNPDTDGDGINDGDEVDGGSDPLDPCDPNPDNENCEITPNDSDGDGLNDDEEDNIGTDPNNPDTDGDGINDGDEVDGDSDPLDPCDPDPTAGPCDQDNDGLTNDEENNINTDPTNPDTDGDGINDGDEVDGGSDPLDPCDPDPTAGPCDQDNDGLTNDEENNINTDPTNPDTDGDGINDGDEVDGGSDPLDPCDPNPDNENCESEDNDQDNDGIDDEDENDIGTDPNDPDTDDDGINDGDEVDGGSDPLDPCDPDPTTGPCDQDDDGLTNDKENDINTDPTNPDTDGDGINDGNEVDNGSDPLDPCDPDPTAGPCDQDNDGLTNDEENNINTDPTNPDTDGDGINDGDEIEGGSDPLDPCDPDPTAGPCDQDNDGLTNDEENNINTDPTNPDTDGDGINDGDEVDGGSDPLDSCDPNPDNENCEITPNDSDGDGLTDDEEDTIGTDPHDPDTDGDGINDGDEVDGGSDPLDPCDPNPDNENCESEDNDQDNDGIDDEDENDIGTDPNDPDTDDDGINDGDEVDGGSDPLDPCDPNPTAGPCDQDNDGLTNDEENDLNTDPTNPDTDGDGINDGDEVDGGSDPLNPCDPDPTAGPCDQDNDGLTNDEENNINTDPTNPDTDDDGIDDGDEVDGGSDPLDPCDPNPDNENCEITPNDSDGDGLNDDEEDNIGTDPNDPDTDGDGINDGNEVDNGSDPLDPCDPDPTAGPCDQDKDGLTNDEENDLNTDPTNPDTDGDGINDGDEVNSGSNPLDPCDPNPDNENCESEDNDQDNDGIDDEDENDIGTDPNDPDTDDDGIDDGDEVDGGSDPLDPCDPNPDNENCESEDNDQDNDGIDDEDENDIGTDPNDPDTDDDGINDGDEVDGGSDPLDPCDPNPDNENCDKFANLTVLKTVDLMTPAIGQMVTFTIKVANNGELDASNIIIQENIQSGFKHLESLATHGTYNHITGEWKIDTLEMNSMAELVVKLEILENGIYENMAFLRNSTPNDEKESDNMSIVQLDPLCIRVFNQFSPNGDGMNDLFAINCIQNFPKNNLKIFNRHGNKVFETSGYNNTWNGTSNTGFSVGDNKKIPNGTYFYILDLGDGSPLMEGWIQVIR; encoded by the coding sequence ATGTTGAAAATTACTTTTCGACAGCTTTGTTTTGTGTTGTCAATTATCGCTTTTTTCACCTCGACTCTTGAAATAAACGGACAAGAGGTTGCGAATTCTGTTATTACAAGTGATAATGTCACCAACCCTGAAAATGCTGTAAATTTTAATGAGACTTACGCCAGGTTAAATTCCGATGCAGGAATCGCATTGGGTATTGGTTCAGAAACGGGGATCCTTGAATTGGGTTATCCCGAAACGCTCTCCTCAGGAACAACTTCTTACATTCGTTTAGATTTTCAAGATGACATCCTTAACTCTTTATTACAGGGAAGTTTAGGCGAGTTAATCATTGATGTTACCAGTACTCTAATACTAGGCAATCATTATTTTGAGATTCAACCTAAGTTTAATAACAGTGTATTAGCAACCTACGCTACAGATTCTTTCGAGAGTAGCAATGATTTTAAAATTGTTAGTGACAGCGAAGGGAATTTTTATGCTGCAGTAACTCCAAATTCTGAATATAACAGGATTCGTATTGAAGATATTACCGCAGGAATCCTGGGTTTAAGCAATGAAAATTCTATGGATGTATATTATTCATTGTATGATATACAGAGTGCCCCAGAATGCTACAAACCAAATTTTACCTCTGGAGATGCTTCTGGTATTAACCTGGATGTTTTAGATCTTGGCAATGCAGGAATTAAAAATCCAGATTTCGCTATTGATGAAAACCTTAATTCATTTTCGCAGATAAGTCTTGGAACTGCCGGAGTCGCTTCTAGAATTTCTCAGCTTTTTTATCTGGAGAATAATTCCGAAAATGATCAGTTCAGTATTAGCTTTAAGATGGATGGCTCTTTGGTTTCAGTAGGGGTTTTACAAAATCTAGAGTTTTCTGCATCCTTAAACGGTAGTAACGAATTTACTACTTCAGCCAATGATCTTTTGGATGTAGCTCTTCTTACAAGTCTTCAGAATAATGAAATAATCACGCTTACTATAGACCCTCCCTCAGATTTCAATCGCGTAGAAGTAAGTCTTAGTGCTCTTTTAGATATTTCCCTTGAACAATCCATAGATATTCATGACGTAAACATTCTAACTAGCGAATGCGTAGGAAATCAGGATAATGATAATGATGGACTTACCAATGAAGAGGAAGACAATATCGGCACAGATCCGAATGACCCGGATACCGATGGCGATGGAATCAATGACGGTGATGAAGTTGAGGGTGGATCCGATCCGCTTGATCCTTGTGATCCGGATCCAACTGCAGGTCCTTGCGATCAGGATAACGACGGACTCACCAATGATGAAGAAAATAACATCAATACCGATCCTACGAATCCAGATACCGATGGCGACGGAATTAATGATGGTGATGAAGTAGATGATGGTTCAGATCCATTAGATCCTTGTGATCCGGATCCAACTGCAGGTCCTTGTGATCAGGATAACGACGGACTCACCAATGATGAAGAAAATAACATCAATACCGATCCTACGAATCCGGATACCGACGGCGATGGAATCAATGACGGTGATGAAGTTGATGGTGGATCCGATCCGCTTGATCCTTGTGATCCTAATCCGGATAATGAAAATTGTGAAATTACTCCGAATGATTCTGATGGCGATGGCTTAAATGATGACGAGGAAGACAATATCGGAACAGATCCAAATAACCCGGATACCGATGGAGATGGAATTAATGACGGTGATGAAGTTGATGGAGACTCAGACCCATTAGATCCTTGCGATCCAGATCCAACTGCTGGACCTTGTGATCAGGATAATGACGGACTCACCAATGATGAAGAAAATAACATCAATACCGATCCTACGAATCCAGATACCGACGGGGATGGAATTAATGATGGGGATGAAGTTGATGGTGGTTCAGATCCATTAGATCCCTGCGATCCAGATCCAACTGCAGGTCCTTGTGATCAGGATAATGACGGACTTACAAATGATGAAGAAAATAACATCAATACCGATCCTACGAATCCAGATACCGACGGGGATGGAATTAATGACGGGGATGAAGTTGATGGTGGTTCAGATCCGTTAGATCCTTGTGACCCAAATCCGGATAATGAAAACTGTGAGTCTGAAGACAACGACCAGGATAATGACGGGATTGATGATGAGGATGAAAATGATATTGGAACCGATCCAAACGATCCTGATACTGATGATGATGGAATCAATGATGGAGATGAAGTGGATGGTGGTTCAGATCCATTAGATCCTTGCGATCCGGATCCAACTACAGGCCCTTGTGACCAGGATGATGATGGACTCACCAATGATAAGGAAAATGATATCAATACCGATCCTACCAATCCAGATACCGACGGCGATGGAATTAATGATGGTAACGAGGTTGATAATGGTTCAGACCCATTAGATCCTTGTGATCCGGATCCAACTGCAGGTCCTTGTGACCAGGATAATGACGGACTTACAAATGATGAAGAAAATAACATCAATACCGATCCTACGAATCCGGATACCGACGGCGATGGAATCAATGATGGGGATGAAATTGAAGGAGGTTCCGATCCATTAGATCCTTGTGACCCAGACCCAACAGCAGGTCCTTGTGATCAGGATAATGACGGACTTACAAATGATGAAGAAAATAACATCAATACCGATCCTACGAATCCAGATACCGACGGGGATGGAATTAATGACGGGGATGAAGTTGATGGTGGTTCAGATCCGTTAGATTCTTGCGATCCTAATCCCGATAATGAAAATTGTGAAATTACTCCGAATGATTCAGATGGCGATGGCTTAACTGATGACGAGGAAGATACTATCGGGACAGATCCACATGATCCGGATACCGATGGGGACGGAATTAATGACGGTGATGAAGTGGATGGTGGTTCTGATCCGCTTGATCCTTGTGATCCAAATCCGGATAATGAAAACTGTGAGTCTGAAGACAACGACCAGGATAATGACGGGATTGATGATGAGGATGAAAACGATATTGGAACCGATCCAAACGATCCTGATACTGATGATGATGGAATTAATGACGGCGATGAAGTTGATGGTGGATCCGATCCGCTTGATCCTTGTGATCCTAATCCAACTGCCGGACCTTGTGACCAGGATAACGACGGACTTACCAATGATGAAGAAAACGACCTTAATACCGATCCTACGAATCCAGATACTGATGGAGATGGAATTAATGACGGCGATGAAGTGGATGGTGGTTCAGATCCGTTAAATCCTTGCGATCCAGATCCAACTGCAGGTCCTTGTGATCAGGATAATGACGGACTTACAAATGATGAAGAAAATAACATCAATACCGATCCTACGAATCCTGATACTGATGATGATGGAATTGATGACGGTGATGAAGTTGATGGTGGTTCAGATCCGCTAGATCCTTGTGACCCAAATCCCGATAATGAAAATTGTGAAATTACTCCGAATGATTCAGATGGCGATGGTTTAAATGATGACGAGGAAGACAATATCGGAACAGATCCGAATGATCCGGATACCGATGGTGATGGAATTAATGATGGTAACGAGGTTGATAATGGTTCAGACCCATTAGATCCTTGCGATCCGGATCCAACTGCTGGACCTTGTGATCAGGATAAAGACGGACTTACAAATGATGAGGAAAACGACCTTAATACCGATCCTACGAATCCAGATACCGATGGGGACGGAATCAATGATGGTGATGAGGTAAATAGCGGATCCAATCCGTTAGATCCTTGCGATCCTAATCCAGATAATGAAAATTGTGAGTCTGAAGACAACGACCAGGATAATGACGGGATTGATGATGAGGATGAAAACGATATTGGAACCGATCCAAACGATCCTGATACTGATGATGATGGAATTGATGACGGTGATGAAGTAGACGGTGGTTCTGATCCGCTAGATCCTTGTGACCCCAACCCGGATAATGAAAACTGTGAGTCTGAAGACAACGACCAGGATAATGACGGGATTGATGATGAGGATGAAAATGATATTGGAACCGATCCAAACGATCCTGATACTGATGATGATGGAATCAATGATGGAGATGAAGTGGATGGTGGTTCTGATCCATTAGATCCTTGCGATCCAAATCCTGATAACGAGAATTGCGATAAGTTCGCAAATCTTACTGTGTTAAAAACAGTAGATCTTATGACGCCAGCAATTGGTCAAATGGTCACATTTACTATTAAAGTTGCTAATAACGGAGAGTTGGATGCCAGTAATATTATTATTCAGGAGAATATTCAAAGCGGATTTAAACATCTTGAAAGTCTCGCCACTCATGGAACTTATAACCATATAACGGGAGAATGGAAAATAGATACCCTGGAAATGAATTCCATGGCTGAATTGGTGGTAAAGCTGGAAATATTGGAAAATGGTATTTATGAAAACATGGCTTTCCTCAGAAATTCTACTCCAAATGATGAAAAGGAGAGTGATAATATGTCTATTGTTCAATTAGACCCTCTTTGCATTAGAGTTTTCAATCAGTTCTCTCCAAACGGAGATGGTATGAATGATTTGTTTGCAATCAACTGTATCCAAAACTTTCCAAAGAATAACCTTAAGATTTTTAATCGTCACGGTAATAAGGTCTTTGAAACCTCTGGCTACAATAATACGTGGAATGGAACCTCTAATACCGGATTTTCGGTTGGAGATAACAAAAAGATACCGAATGGAACTTACTTCTATATTCTAGATCTGGGAGATGGCTCCCCGCTTATGGAAGGATGGATTCAAGTAATAAGATAA
- a CDS encoding adenylate/guanylate cyclase domain-containing protein: MKLKFSEELLEIAKKRNSQSYFYTGYLQKGNALASRGDFTEALESYFQAASVAKNEKELGLIKVTLGDVYSLTKNHQRSLNYYNEAIEIFRKTKDSLTLGSVIFNAGDGYLKNNQMDMAISYLEESEQIFKNINFDLGLAYCSGTLGLAYAKLGRNEEAEKNIQQAIQALEKAEDYSPICEFLNGMADIYTEKNEDSTAIEFASISRDLARTYGFKNETREANLRLAQIYEKTGNIPEAYKFYKEYIIYRDSVLNVSTAQNMAGLRADYEVAQKQIEVDLLSAQRENQQLVVISIAVASFLVCLLAFGLYRRNRFIKRTSAIIEKEKNRSELLLLNILPEETARELKKNGKVRAKKFESVTVLFADFKRFTLIAENLPPERLIKTIDYYFSQFDKIMEKYDIEKIKTIGDSYMAASGLPFPNQDHAYKILMAAFEMTQFVKETKENSLYDDANFDVRVGLNSGPVVAGVVGTKKFAYDIWGDTVNIAARMESHSDIGKINISENTYDLIKDKFDCEYRGEVEVKNGRILKMYYVKDIKEEENKIAG; the protein is encoded by the coding sequence ATGAAATTAAAATTTTCTGAGGAGCTTTTAGAGATTGCCAAAAAAAGGAATTCCCAAAGCTATTTCTATACAGGATATTTACAAAAAGGCAATGCGCTGGCTTCACGAGGTGATTTTACTGAGGCTCTGGAAAGCTATTTTCAGGCAGCTTCAGTAGCTAAAAATGAAAAAGAGCTGGGATTAATAAAAGTCACTCTTGGCGATGTGTACTCCCTAACTAAAAACCACCAGAGATCATTAAATTATTATAATGAAGCAATTGAAATTTTCAGAAAAACAAAGGATTCCCTCACGCTTGGTTCAGTAATCTTCAATGCAGGGGATGGATATCTTAAGAATAATCAAATGGATATGGCCATATCCTATCTGGAAGAATCTGAACAGATCTTTAAGAATATAAATTTTGATCTTGGCCTGGCGTATTGTTCGGGAACTTTAGGGCTTGCTTATGCCAAACTAGGCAGAAATGAAGAAGCTGAAAAAAATATTCAACAAGCCATACAGGCTCTGGAAAAAGCAGAAGATTATTCTCCGATTTGCGAATTTTTAAATGGAATGGCAGATATCTATACAGAAAAAAATGAAGACTCAACTGCAATAGAATTTGCAAGCATAAGTCGGGATTTGGCAAGAACCTATGGCTTTAAAAATGAAACCAGAGAAGCCAATTTAAGGTTGGCGCAAATCTATGAAAAGACCGGAAATATCCCTGAAGCTTATAAATTCTATAAAGAATATATTATTTATAGAGATAGTGTGCTCAACGTTTCTACCGCTCAGAATATGGCCGGGCTCCGGGCAGATTATGAAGTAGCACAAAAGCAGATAGAAGTAGATTTGCTAAGTGCACAGAGAGAAAATCAACAATTGGTGGTAATCTCCATTGCCGTTGCTTCTTTTCTGGTTTGTCTCCTGGCTTTCGGACTTTATCGTAGAAACCGGTTTATCAAGAGAACCAGTGCCATTATTGAAAAAGAGAAAAACCGGTCTGAACTTTTACTACTGAATATCCTTCCTGAAGAAACTGCCAGGGAATTAAAGAAAAATGGAAAGGTTAGAGCTAAAAAATTTGAATCGGTTACGGTTCTGTTTGCAGATTTTAAAAGATTTACGCTCATTGCAGAAAACCTTCCCCCGGAAAGACTTATAAAAACCATAGACTATTATTTCTCTCAATTCGACAAAATCATGGAGAAATATGATATTGAAAAAATAAAGACTATTGGAGACAGCTATATGGCGGCAAGTGGTCTTCCCTTTCCCAATCAGGATCACGCCTACAAAATTTTAATGGCCGCTTTTGAGATGACTCAGTTTGTAAAAGAGACCAAAGAAAATTCTCTTTATGATGACGCAAATTTTGATGTTAGGGTGGGATTAAATTCAGGTCCAGTAGTGGCCGGTGTTGTAGGCACCAAAAAGTTTGCGTACGACATATGGGGCGATACGGTAAATATTGCCGCCCGTATGGAATCTCATTCAGACATTGGCAAAATTAATATTTCTGAAAATACCTATGATCTCATCAAAGATAAATTTGATTGTGAATATCGAGGGGAAGTAGAAGTCAAAAATGGAAGGATCTTAAAAATGTACTACGTTAAGGATATCAAAGAAGAAGAAAATAAGATAGCGGGATGA
- a CDS encoding glycosyltransferase, with protein MNSGFDNSTKNISEAIPSKNFQPIKNPKNIWGIIVLLSTFILMIGAAFLVFHLQSDFSAYNMERMSTTWGFIFAMIAGALFVYRAGFFVYNLYLYFRYKPIKSVSDEKLPSCTVIVPAYNEGKQVYATLMSLAASEYPEQKLQLLAIDDGSKDDTWHWMKEAKKILGDRVAIYQQPENKGKRHALYRGFNLGTGEVFVTVDSDSVVNEDTLRNLVSPFILNEKCGAVAGNIRVLNNQKALLPKMLNVNFVLSFEFMRSAESTLESVLCTPGALAAYRRTAVFECLPEWINQTFMGQASDIGEDRAMTNMILKRGNHVLFQRNAYAYTNVPEQYSGLYKMFIRWGRSNVRENIAMSKYVFTNFREGSKIGSRLLFINQFLKIIMSYPLIFLMLFFVVSKPVLFISSTLLSIFIFSSFPALFYAKRYKSTESFWAYTYSILYTFGLFWITPYAIATASKSGWLTRELSVKK; from the coding sequence ATGAATTCAGGTTTTGATAACTCAACTAAAAATATTTCAGAAGCTATTCCTTCTAAAAATTTTCAACCTATAAAAAATCCCAAAAACATCTGGGGTATCATTGTTTTGCTCAGCACATTTATTTTAATGATTGGAGCTGCTTTTTTGGTATTCCACCTACAGAGCGACTTTTCAGCCTATAATATGGAAAGGATGAGCACTACCTGGGGATTCATTTTTGCCATGATCGCAGGTGCATTATTTGTATATAGAGCAGGTTTCTTTGTTTACAATCTCTATCTCTATTTTCGGTATAAGCCTATTAAATCTGTAAGTGATGAAAAACTGCCTTCCTGTACCGTTATTGTCCCGGCCTATAATGAGGGCAAGCAGGTTTATGCTACCTTAATGAGCCTTGCGGCAAGTGAATATCCTGAGCAAAAACTTCAATTACTGGCCATAGATGATGGTAGTAAAGATGATACCTGGCACTGGATGAAGGAGGCGAAGAAAATTCTGGGCGATCGAGTAGCTATTTATCAACAGCCTGAAAATAAAGGAAAACGCCATGCTTTATACCGCGGATTTAACTTGGGAACAGGGGAAGTTTTTGTGACTGTTGATAGTGATTCGGTCGTAAATGAAGATACTTTAAGAAATTTGGTTAGTCCTTTCATACTTAATGAAAAATGTGGGGCGGTTGCAGGAAACATCAGGGTTTTGAACAACCAGAAAGCTTTGCTTCCTAAAATGCTCAATGTAAACTTTGTCCTGAGTTTTGAATTTATGCGTTCCGCAGAAAGCACTTTGGAATCTGTACTTTGTACTCCGGGCGCGCTGGCAGCTTATCGCAGAACAGCCGTTTTTGAATGTCTGCCGGAATGGATCAACCAGACCTTTATGGGACAGGCCTCCGATATTGGTGAAGACAGAGCCATGACCAATATGATCTTAAAACGCGGGAATCATGTATTGTTTCAACGAAACGCCTACGCTTATACCAATGTTCCTGAACAATATAGCGGACTTTATAAAATGTTTATTCGCTGGGGCAGAAGTAATGTTCGTGAGAATATTGCCATGTCTAAATATGTATTTACTAATTTCAGGGAGGGTTCAAAAATCGGATCCCGGCTTCTATTCATTAATCAGTTTCTCAAGATCATTATGAGTTATCCATTAATTTTCTTAATGCTCTTCTTTGTAGTTTCAAAGCCTGTACTTTTTATAAGCTCTACCCTACTCAGCATATTTATATTTTCTAGTTTCCCGGCTTTGTTCTATGCCAAAAGATATAAGTCTACTGAATCATTCTGGGCATATACTTATAGCA
- a CDS encoding PorP/SprF family type IX secretion system membrane protein, with the protein MKSLYIKHLIIGLFILNFYAMNAQVEPQYSNYMYNLQHVNPAYVGTLENSNITGMFRSQWTGINGAPESQWLSYGTSLSNNKMGLGLNLVNDKIGPASYKSFAAVYAYNISLSENTIISLGINGGGALLDIDFNKGNFENPGDIARNNISNEFYAKVGAGLMVSSESWYAGISVPNFFKQDFYDEEVRNVVADKIQYNILAGYQFDLNRTLTFRPSILANVIQGNPITLNANANFLLFDRLSLGLGYRYDEAMIGNAGFQILEGLFLGYSYDFATNDFAEYHNGSHEIVIKFKFNKETFQSKNALNSF; encoded by the coding sequence ATGAAATCACTGTATATAAAACACTTAATCATAGGCCTGTTCATTTTAAATTTTTACGCAATGAATGCGCAGGTAGAACCTCAATATTCAAACTATATGTACAATCTCCAGCACGTGAATCCTGCGTATGTAGGCACACTGGAAAATAGCAATATTACAGGGATGTTTCGAAGTCAGTGGACCGGGATAAACGGTGCCCCAGAATCCCAATGGCTGTCTTACGGAACATCCCTTTCAAACAACAAAATGGGTCTTGGCCTAAATCTGGTAAATGATAAGATTGGGCCGGCATCTTACAAATCTTTTGCGGCAGTTTATGCTTATAACATTTCTCTTAGTGAAAACACTATTATATCTCTGGGAATCAATGGCGGAGGAGCTTTATTAGATATTGATTTCAACAAAGGAAATTTTGAAAACCCAGGTGATATAGCTAGAAATAATATAAGTAATGAATTTTACGCCAAAGTAGGAGCTGGTTTGATGGTTTCATCAGAGAGTTGGTACGCAGGTATTTCAGTTCCAAATTTTTTTAAGCAGGATTTTTATGATGAGGAAGTTCGTAACGTCGTAGCTGATAAAATTCAATATAATATACTGGCAGGTTATCAATTCGATCTAAACAGGACACTTACTTTTCGCCCTTCAATTCTGGCTAATGTGATTCAGGGAAATCCAATCACCTTAAATGCCAATGCAAACTTTTTATTGTTTGACAGGCTAAGTCTTGGCCTGGGTTACAGGTATGATGAAGCTATGATTGGGAATGCAGGATTTCAGATACTGGAAGGATTATTCTTAGGGTATTCGTATGACTTTGCTACGAACGATTTTGCTGAATATCATAATGGATCACATGAAATTGTTATAAAGTTCAAATTCAACAAAGAAACCTTTCAATCTAAAAATGCATTGAATTCATTTTAA